A genomic segment from Aquipuribacter sp. SD81 encodes:
- a CDS encoding LLM class flavin-dependent oxidoreductase → MTVPLSVLDLAPVAEGQTVGDSLAASVALARAAEASGYRRVWYAEHHNMPTIASSATSVLIAHVAAHTSRIRLGAGGVMLPNHSPLVVAEQFGTLESLHPGRIDLGLGRAPGSDRTTSYALRRDPGAADRFADDVLELQAFLAGESRVPGVQAVPGAGTRVPLYVLGSSLFGAQLAAALGLPYAFASHFAPAALEQAVDVYRRGFRPSEQLAEPYVLAAVNVVAAEDGDDAREQLRTVRRSFVKRILQRGPDAPLLDDEQVDALLASDQGAQLADMLRYSVAGTPDEVVDYLGWFAEHARADELVVAFQSPDAGRRVRSLELTAARALVPA, encoded by the coding sequence GTGACCGTGCCGCTCTCCGTGCTCGACCTCGCGCCCGTCGCCGAGGGCCAGACCGTCGGCGACAGCCTCGCGGCCAGCGTGGCCCTCGCCCGGGCCGCCGAGGCGAGCGGCTACCGCCGCGTCTGGTACGCCGAGCACCACAACATGCCGACCATCGCCTCGTCCGCGACGAGCGTGCTCATCGCGCACGTGGCCGCGCACACCTCCCGCATCCGGCTCGGGGCCGGCGGCGTCATGCTGCCCAACCACTCCCCGCTCGTCGTCGCGGAGCAGTTCGGCACCCTGGAGTCGCTGCACCCCGGCCGGATCGACCTGGGTCTCGGCCGCGCGCCGGGCAGCGACCGCACCACGTCGTACGCGCTGCGTCGCGACCCGGGCGCCGCTGACCGCTTCGCCGACGACGTCCTCGAGCTCCAGGCGTTCCTCGCCGGGGAGTCGCGCGTCCCCGGCGTGCAGGCCGTGCCCGGCGCCGGCACGCGCGTGCCGCTGTACGTGCTGGGCTCGTCGCTGTTCGGGGCGCAGCTCGCCGCGGCCCTCGGGCTGCCGTACGCCTTCGCGAGCCACTTCGCGCCGGCGGCGCTCGAGCAGGCCGTCGACGTGTACCGCCGCGGGTTCCGGCCCTCGGAGCAGCTCGCCGAGCCCTACGTCCTGGCCGCGGTCAACGTGGTGGCGGCCGAGGACGGTGACGACGCGCGGGAGCAGCTGCGGACCGTGCGGCGCTCCTTCGTCAAGCGCATCCTGCAGCGTGGTCCCGACGCCCCGCTCCTGGACGACGAGCAGGTCGACGCCCTGCTCGCGAGCGACCAGGGCGCCCAGCTCGCCGACATGCTGCGCTACAGCGTCGCGGGCACCCCGGACGAGGTCGTCGACTACCTCGGCTGGTTCGCGGAGCACGCCCGCGCGGACGAGCTCGTCGTCGCATTCCAGTCGCCGGACGCCGGGCGCCGGGTGCGCTCGCTGGAGCTCACGGCCGCGCGGGCGCTCGTCCCCGCGTGA
- a CDS encoding HdeD family acid-resistance protein, with amino-acid sequence MSVSSPALGRRRTPWDVVLGVLVALAGLVVLGNAVLATAFSVLLVGWSALLTGLVLVVAAFVRIRRGGFWSTALGGALLAVLGAFVLANPLVTAVSLTLTAGALFLASGITRIAVAVGRPEGRAVLVVSGVASTLLGAMVLVNLFTASLSLLGILVGVQAVIEGVTMVLLGRVRVIELPTSGPVGVPAPAGAPQEESRRPTGAAPSA; translated from the coding sequence ATGTCCGTGTCCAGCCCCGCCCTCGGCCGCCGCCGCACGCCGTGGGACGTCGTCCTCGGCGTCCTCGTCGCGCTCGCCGGCCTCGTCGTCCTCGGCAACGCGGTCCTCGCCACCGCGTTCTCCGTGCTCCTCGTCGGCTGGTCCGCCCTGCTGACCGGTCTCGTCCTCGTCGTGGCGGCCTTCGTGCGTATCCGCCGCGGCGGCTTCTGGTCGACGGCGCTCGGCGGGGCGCTTCTCGCCGTCCTAGGCGCCTTCGTCCTCGCCAACCCGCTCGTGACGGCCGTGAGCCTCACCCTGACGGCCGGTGCCCTCTTCCTCGCCTCCGGCATCACCCGGATCGCCGTGGCCGTCGGCCGACCCGAGGGACGAGCGGTCCTCGTGGTGAGCGGCGTCGCCTCGACCCTGCTCGGGGCGATGGTGCTCGTCAACCTCTTCACCGCCAGCCTGTCGCTGCTCGGCATCCTCGTCGGGGTCCAGGCGGTCATCGAGGGCGTCACCATGGTGCTGCTCGGCCGGGTGCGCGTCATCGAGCTGCCCACCAGCGGTCCCGTCGGCGTCCCCGCACCCGCGGGCGCCCCGCAGGAGGAGAGCCGCCGCCCGACGGGCGCCGCGCCGTCGGCCTGA